The Clostridiisalibacter paucivorans DSM 22131 DNA segment ACGAGGAGGTAAAAGTATGGATGAACGAAAATTGACTATATTTTATGAAGTTGCAAAAAAACTAAATATGACAGAATCGGCAAAATCCCTATATATGTCACAACCAGCTATAAGTCAAGCTATAAAAGAATTGGAATATTCCCTAGATACAAAGCTTTTTGATAGAATTGGTAAATCCCTTTACTTAACCCATGAGGGAGAGATTTTTTTTAATTACACCAGAAGAATACTAAACCTACATGAAGAGGCATTCAAAACAATAAGAGATATAAACCATTCTATTAATGGAAAATTAAAAATTGGTGCCAGTACTACCATAGGCATATATATAATGACAGATATAATTGGAGATTTTATAAAACAGTATAAAGACGTAGATATATCTATTACTATAGAAAATACAGAGCATATATCCCATATGGTTCTGGAAAACAAGATAGATTTTGGATTTGTAGAAGGTCCTGTGTCTTCCAATGAAATACATGTGGAGCATTTTTGTTCTGATGAATTGATTTTTATTTTACCTAGTAATCATCCTTGGACTAAGATGAATACATTGGACCCTAAATTACTAGAAAATGAAAAGCTAATAATGAGAGAAAAAGGTAGTGGTACTAGAGAAATAGTAGAATCTATATTGAATTCCCAACATATTAATTACAATGTTTCCTTAGAATTGGGTAATATTGAAGCAATAAAAAAAGCTGTAATTGCAGGATTAGGTATATCTTGTATATCAAAACGCTGTGTCACTGAAGAAATGAAAAATAACCTCTTGCATTGTATATCTATAAATAATTTTAATATATTAAGAGATATGACTTTGATATATCATAAGGACAAATATCTTTCTAATTTATTTTATAATTTTATTGACTTTGCAAAAAAGAAAGTATAATGAAGTATTTAATACTAGCTACAAACTATTAACTATATTTATATCTTTGTCATTAGACTATAATAACTAAATGCTTATTAAATCCATCATTTATTATTATTTTACTTATACATATTAAACTTATAAAATACCTATATGGTAACTTAATAACGAAAGGAGTTTTGACTTGAAAAAGAATATTTTAGGTATTTTATTTGTAGCAATCTTATCTGCAATATCTATGGCCATCAACAAATATTTTTTAGGATTTATAGAAACACTGACTATAGGTATATTATTGGGTATTTTAATTTCCAATATCTTAGGTATTCACCCTCTATTGGAATCAGGAATAACATTCTCTCTTAAAAAAATTCTCAAATGGGGAATAGTATTATTAGGAGTAAAATTAAATTTCAATAATCTAATAAGTCTAGGACCTTGGATCGTATTAATAGTAATAATTATGGTGGTATCCGCACTTATATTATCTAATATTTTGGGTAAATTTGGAAAACTCAACTCTAAATTATCAACTCTACTGGGAGTAGGTTCCTCAATATGTGGTGCTTCAGCTATTGTAGCCATGGGCCCAGTTATAGATGCTGATGAAGATGATATAGCCATATCTGTAGCCATTATCAGTCTACTAGGCGCATTAGGTGTAATAATATATTCACTATTAACCTATATCCTTCCATTAACAGATATTCAATATGGTATTTGGGCTGGTAGCTCTCTTCAGGGAGTTGCTCATGCATTAGCTGCAGCAGGTGCAAGGGGTACTAACAGTATCAGTATGGAAATAGGTACTATAGTAAAAATGGCTAGGGTTACTTTATTAGCCCCCGTGGCGATGGTTCTAAGCTATATTTTTAATAATTCCAAAGAACCTAATGGCAATAAAAGTGTCAGATTCCCTTTGTATGTCTTATTGTTTATTTTAGTAGGCATTATATTTACGATTAATTCTATTTATAATTTTTTTCCTATTACTTTTATTATAAAAGGCTTTAAAATAGATTTAGTCTATATACTAAAAAAAGCCAGCAGCTTTTTTATACTGATGGCCATGATATCTATGGGACTAAAAGTGAATTTCAAAGCATTTAAATCTAAGGCTTTGACTGCATTACTAATATGTACTTTGGTATTTTTCACATTATCTACTATGAGTTTTTTTATGGTTAAATTAATTTAAAACTTATAAAGATATGATGTGTTTTGCCCTATATTTAAACATTATA contains these protein-coding regions:
- a CDS encoding LysR family transcriptional regulator; translated protein: MDERKLTIFYEVAKKLNMTESAKSLYMSQPAISQAIKELEYSLDTKLFDRIGKSLYLTHEGEIFFNYTRRILNLHEEAFKTIRDINHSINGKLKIGASTTIGIYIMTDIIGDFIKQYKDVDISITIENTEHISHMVLENKIDFGFVEGPVSSNEIHVEHFCSDELIFILPSNHPWTKMNTLDPKLLENEKLIMREKGSGTREIVESILNSQHINYNVSLELGNIEAIKKAVIAGLGISCISKRCVTEEMKNNLLHCISINNFNILRDMTLIYHKDKYLSNLFYNFIDFAKKKV
- a CDS encoding YeiH family protein, translated to MKKNILGILFVAILSAISMAINKYFLGFIETLTIGILLGILISNILGIHPLLESGITFSLKKILKWGIVLLGVKLNFNNLISLGPWIVLIVIIMVVSALILSNILGKFGKLNSKLSTLLGVGSSICGASAIVAMGPVIDADEDDIAISVAIISLLGALGVIIYSLLTYILPLTDIQYGIWAGSSLQGVAHALAAAGARGTNSISMEIGTIVKMARVTLLAPVAMVLSYIFNNSKEPNGNKSVRFPLYVLLFILVGIIFTINSIYNFFPITFIIKGFKIDLVYILKKASSFFILMAMISMGLKVNFKAFKSKALTALLICTLVFFTLSTMSFFMVKLI